Within Micromonospora narathiwatensis, the genomic segment CACCCACGCCTCGTACGGGCCGAAGTACCAGATCGGGTTGATCTGGAACAGGCCACCCATCAACGCGATCACGCCGAACACGACCAGGAAGAAGCCGGCCTGCTTGATCGCGTACCGCGGGAACATCCGCTCGCCGACCACGTTGTCGTTGGTCCGGCCGGGGCCGGGCCACTGGGTGTGCTTCTGCTTGAAGACCAGGCCCAGGTGGACGCTGATCAGCGCCACCAGCAGGCCCGGGATGAGCAGCACGTGGGCGATGAAGAACCGGCTGATGATGATGGTGCCCGGGAACTCCCCGCCGAAGATCGACGAGCTGACCCACGAGCCGATCACCGGAATCGACAGGATGATGCCGGAGGCGATCCGCAGACCCGTGCCGGACAGGCCGTCGTCCGGCAGCGAGTAGCCGGTGAAGCCGGCCAGGAAGCCCACCCAGAACAGCAGCGAACCGATGATCCAGTTCGTCTCGCGCGGCTTGCGGAACGCGCCGGTGAAGAACACCCGGAGCATGTGCACCACGATGGCGGCCATGAACAGCAGCGCCGACCAGTGGTGCATCTGCCGCATGATCAGGCCACCCCGGACATCGAACGAGATGTCCAGGCTGGACGCGTACGCGGCCGACATCGGGGTGCCCCGCAGCGGGGCGTAGCTGCCGCTGTAGACCACCTCGGCCATCGACGGCTCGAAGAAGAAGGTCAGGTAGACACCGGTCAGCAGCAGCACGACGAACGAGAAGAGCGCGATCTCGCCGAGCAGGAAGGACCAGTGGTCGGGGAAGACCTTGTTCAGCAGCTTGCGCAGCGGGGTGGCCGCCGAGAAGCGGTCGTCCAGCGCGCCGGCGGTCCGGGCCGGCACCGCTGCTACGTCAAACTTTCGGCGCTTCATGGCCGCTCCCAGAAGTCGGGACCGATGGTTTCGGTGTAGTCGGACTTCGCCACGAAGAAGCCCTCCCCGTCCACCTCGATCGGCAGCTGCGGCAGCGGCCGGTTCGCCGGGCCGAAGACCGGCTTGGCGTTGTCGGTGATGAGGAACTGCGACTGGTGGCAGGGGCAGAGCAGCCGGTTGGTCTGCTGCTCGAAGAGGCTCGCGGGGCAGCCGGCGTGCGTGCAGATCTTGGAGAACGCCGCGAAGTTGCCCCACATGTAGTCGCCGTGCCCGACCCGGGCGTTGGCCACGCGCGACTTCTCCGCGTCGCCGTCCCGCAGGTGGATCAGCAGGGTCGGCGAGTCGGCGTACTTGTTGCTGACGCCGCCGTCGACGCCCGGGAAGACGGTGAGCTGACCACCGACGCTGACGTCCGCCGGGCGGATCGGCCGGCCGTCCTCGCGGATCAGCCGGATCTTCTTCCCGTCCACCGGCTTGAACCCGGTGGTGAACATCTGGTTGTTCTTGTGGGGGTTCTGGATCAGGCCGCCCACCAGCGGCGCCGCGGCCACCAGGCCGACCGGCGCGAGACCGGCCATCAGCGAGGCGCCGAGCAGCGGCCGGCGCCGGACGCCCAGCTCGTCGGCCATGTAGAGCATCGTCTCGCCGGTGATCCGGCGGTCCTCCGAGGAACTCGGCTGGTCGTGCCGGTCCTGGATGGAGACCTCCTTCGGGAGCAGCTTCTTGCCCCAGGTGAGGATGCCGAAGCCGACGGCGAGCAGCGCGATGCCGAGGGTCACGCCGAGCAGCGGGGTGTACCACTTGTCACCGCCGCGGCCCGGCTCCCACTGCCACGGCCACCAGATGTAGACGACCAGGAACGCGGTGGCGGCCAGGCCGGTCAGCAGGAAGAACGTGGCGACCGTACGGGTCATCCGGCGCTCCGCCTTGCTGCCCGCGACCACCTGCGGCTCGTAGTGGACGATCTCGATGTCGTCCCGCCGCGCGCCCTCCTGGACGATGTCGAACCGGGACAGCCGCGGGTCGTTCACGTCGAGCGGCTCCCGGCCCTGCGGCGCCTGGTGCTCGATATGGGTGCTCATGCCGCCACCTCGCTACGGGCGGCGCCGGGGGTCGACGCCGCAGCACTGAAACGAATGGTTCGCTCGGTCACGACTTGCCCGCAATCCACAGGCTCGCGAAGACCAGCGCGACGATGCCGACCAGGAAGGCCGCCACGCCCTCGGTCGACGGGCCGTACCGGCCCAGGTTGAAACCGCCCTGGTCCTGGTCGGCCTTCAGGGTCTCCTGGATGTAGGCGATGATGTCCGCCTTCTCCTGCGGAGAGATCTGGTTGTCCCCGAACACCGGCATGTTCTGCGGGCCGCTCAGCATCGCGGCGTAGATCTGCCGGTCGCTGGCCGGCTTGAGGCTCGGCGCGTACTTGCCGGAGGAGAGGGCACCGCCGCCGCCGCCGAAGGCGTGGCACTGCGAGCAGTTGATCCGGAACAGCTCGCCACCGGTGGCCAGGTCGGCGTTCTGGCGCAGGTTGTTCCCAGCGGGGACCTGCGGGCCGCCGCCGAGTTCCTGGATGTACTGGCCGAGCTGGCGCACCTGCTCGTCGGTGAACGACGGCGGCTTGCGCATGGCCTGGGCCTCCTGCCGGGCCATCGGCATCCGACCGGTGCTGACCTGGAACTCGACCGCCGCCGAACCGACACCGATCAGGCTCGGACCGCGGCCGTCGATGCCCTGCGCGTTGCGCCCGTGACAGCTCACACAGCTCACGTCGAACAGCGCCTTGCCCTCGTTGGCGGCGGCGCTCAGGGGCGGCGTGTCCTGCGCCTGCACGCCGGGGGCGAAGACGGTGTAGGCGCCGCCGGCCAGCATCAGCGCGGCGGCCAGCCGGACCGCGGCACCCAGCCGGCGGCGGCCCCTGCTGCGCGCTACGGGCCGCCCGCGCAGCCGCGCGAGCAGACCGCGTCGGCGGTCGTTGTCAGAAGTCATGACCTGTGTCCTTAACCGGTTGGACCTTGTCTCAGGGGACGGAGCAGCGGCGCGGTACGTGACGCGCCAAGATCACTGGAGCCAGTAGATCATGGCGTAGAGCCCGATCCACACGACGTCGACGAAGTGCCAGTAGTAGGACACGACGATGGCCGACGTGGCCTGCGCCGGGGTGAACCGGCCCATGGTGGTGCGGATCATGAAGATGACGAAGGCGATCAGACCGCCGGTCACGTGCAGACCGTGGAAGCCGGTGGTCAGGTAGAACATCGACCCGTACCCGTCCGCGTTGATCTTGACGCCCTCGTGCACCAGGTTGCGGTACTCGTTCGCCTGGCCGAGCACGAAGATCAAACCCATCACGAAGGTGATCGTGAACCACCGGCGGAGGGCGTGGACGTCACCCTTCTCGGCCGCGAAGACACCGAGCTGGCAGGTCACCGAGGAGAGCACCAGGATCACCGTGAAGGTGGTCGCATAGGGGATGTTCAGGATCTCGGTGTGCTTCTCCCACTGCTCCGGCGCCGCCGCGCGGATCGAGAAGTACATCGCGAACAGCGCCGCGAAGAACATGAGTTCGCTGGAGAGCCACACGATCGTCCCGACGCTGACCATGTTGGGGCGCGTCAGAGAGTGGATCCGGCTCTTGTCAATGGCTGGGGCCGCAGTCACGCGGTCATTATTGCCCTTGACCGGGAACGACGATCAGCGGGGTGGCAAACCCGTGCCGACAGTGGCCCGATCGGGGTCGTCCGCTTCGCCTGACCTACCCTGAAAAGCGTGCTGCACGCCGATCCGATCTTCGCCGCCACCTCGGGCGCTCCGCCATCCCTCGCTCCGGCGATCCTGGCGGCGGGGAACGAGGCCGTCCCGCCGCCGTTCACCGTCGCCCGGATCCTCACCGAGACCCGGCTGAACAGCTGGTTAGCCCTCGGGCTGCTCCTCGCCGCCGGCCTCTACCTGTACGGCGTGTACCGGCTGCGGCTGCGCGGCGACCGCTGGCCGGCGGTCCGCACGGTGTGCTTCCTCGTACCCGGCCTGGGCGGCATCGCGGCGGTCACGCTCAGCGGGCTGGGCGCGTACGACACCACCCTGCTGTCGGTGCACATGGTGCAGCACATGGCGCTGTCCATGGTCTCGCCGATCTTCCTGGCGCTCGGTGCCCCGGTGACGCTCGCCCTGCGTACGCTCCCGGTGCGGCCCCGCAAGCGGCTGCTGGCGATCGTGCACAGCCGGATCGCCCGGATCTACAGCTTCCCGCTGGTCGCGTTCGCCATCTTCGTGGTGAACCCGTTCGCGCTCTACTTCACCGACCTCTACCACTACACCCTGCAGCACGAGTGGGCGCACGAGCTGGTGCACGCCCACTTCATCGCCACCGGCTGCGTCTTCTTCTGGCCGCTGCTCGGCCTGGACCCGCTGCCCGGCCGCTGGCCGTACCCGGCCCGGGCGCTGCTGATGGTGCTCTCCGTGCCGTTCCACACCGTGCTCGGGCTCACGATCATGCAGAGCACCACCCTGCTCGGCGGCGACTGGTACCCGTCGCTGGGGCTGAGCTGGTCGGACCCGTGGAACGACCAGGTGGTGGCCGGCGGCGTGCTCTGGGCCGGCGGCGAGTTCGTCAGCGTCACCATGTTGGCCGTGCTGGTCGTCCAGTGGATCAAACAGTCCGAACGCGAGGCCCGCCGGCTGGACCGCGAGCTGGACCGCCAGGAGGCCCGCGAGCGGGCCGCCGAGGCCGCCGGCTGAGCTCCGCGAGGGCGGGCCGTCCGCCCGGATGTGACGACCGCTACGATCAGCGGGCAGCTACGAAGTGGGAGTGCCGGCATGAGTGAGCGTCTTTACACCGTCCTGCTCTACAGCGACGACCCGAAGGTCCGCGACCAGATGCGGCTCGCCGTCGGCACCCGCCCCGCGCCCGGGATCGAGATCGAGTTCGTCGAGGCCTCCGACTACGCCGAGTGCGTCCGGCTCGTCGACGACTACGAGATCGACCTGCTCCTGCTCGACGGCGAGGCGACCCCGGGCGGCGGCATCGGCATCGCCCGCCAGATCAAGGACGACCGGGACGACGCCCCGCCGACCTGCGTGGTGCTCGCCCGCGCCGCCGACCGCTGGCTGGCCGCGTACGCCGAGGTCGACGCCACGCTGGCCCACCCGCTCGACCCGGTGACCACCGGCACCACCGTCGCCGAGCTGCTGCGGCGTACGCACGCCGTGGCCTGAGCCGACCCACCCGGCGCCACGGCAGCGTGGCCGTGGCGCCGACGCTCCGGCCACAGTTCGGCCGCCGCGCCGCCAGGCGACGCCGGCACGGATGAGGGCCGCCACACCCGCCTTCCACGCCCGCTCAGGAGGCCCACCATGGGCGAACGGACCTGGCCACTGCTGCTCAACGCGCTGCTGCGCGGTGAGGAACTCTCCACCGCCGACACCGCCTGGGCGATGGACGAGATCATGACCGGCTCGGCCAGTCCGGTGCAGGTGGCCGGCTTCGCGGTGGCGCTGCGCGCCAAGGGTGAGACCCCGGCCGAGCTGACCGGCCTGGTGGAGGCGATGCTCGGCTGCTCCGTCGAGGTCGAGCTGCCCGAGGAGGTACGCGCCACCGCGCTCGACGTGGTCGGCACCGGCGGCGACCTCGCGCACACGGTCAACATCTCCACGATGACGGCGCTCGTGGTGGCCGGGGCCGGCGTGCGGGTGGTCAAGCACGGCAACCGGGCCGCCTCCTCGTCCTGCGGCACCGCCGACCTGCTGGAACACCTCGGCGTACCGCTGGACCTGACCCCCGAGCAGGTGGCCCGGTGCGTGGCGGAGGCCGGCATCGGCTTCTGCTTCGCGGCCCGGTTCCACCCGGGGATGCGCCACGCCGGACCGGTCCGGCGGGAGGTCGGCGTACCCACCTTCTTCAACTTCCTCGGCCCGCTGACCAACCCGGCCCGCCCCCGGGCCGGCGCGGTCGGCTGCTTCGACCTGCGGATGGCGCCGGTGATGGCGGCCGTCTTCGCGGCCCGCGGCGACTCGGTGGTCGTGATGCGCGGCGAGGACGGGCTGGACGAGTTCACCACCGCCGCGCCGACCCGGGTCTGGGTGGCCCAGCAGGGCACCGTCAGAGAAGCGCTGCTGGACGCGACGGAGCTGGGGGTACCCCGGTCCACCCTGGCCGATCTGCGGGGCGGGGACGCCGCGTACAACGCCGGGGTGGCCCGTCGGCTGCTGGCCGGCGAGACCGGCCCGGTCCGGGACGCGGTGCTGGTGAACGCCGCTACGGCGCTGGCCACCCAGGGCCCGCTCGACGGCGACCTGCACGAGGCGCTGCGGGCCGGCCTGACCCGGGCGGCCGAGTCGATCGACTCCGGAGCCGCGGCCGGCGTCCTGGACCGGTGGCTCGAGGTCGGCCGTTCCCTCTGACCGGCCGGTGATCCGCCGGGCGGCGTCGCACGTCGCTCCGCCGGGCCGTACCCGCGCCGGAAGCGTCAGACGGGCGTGCCAAACTACACGGGAGTAATTTTCCGTTTTCCGCCGATGCCAGCACCATTCCTCGGCAGGCACCGGAGGCGAGAGGAGACGCCCGTGTCGGACCGCGAGCTGTACTGCGACATCTGCCAGGGCGTCGTGCTGTTCGAGACGCCGCCCCGCGCCGACGGCCACGGCGCCGAACCGGAATGGTCTGAGCTGGCCTGCACCGGCTGCGGCGCCGCGCTGCTGATCGCGGGCGCCGCCGTCCGCGCCC encodes:
- the qcrB gene encoding cytochrome bc1 complex cytochrome b subunit; amino-acid sequence: MKRRKFDVAAVPARTAGALDDRFSAATPLRKLLNKVFPDHWSFLLGEIALFSFVVLLLTGVYLTFFFEPSMAEVVYSGSYAPLRGTPMSAAYASSLDISFDVRGGLIMRQMHHWSALLFMAAIVVHMLRVFFTGAFRKPRETNWIIGSLLFWVGFLAGFTGYSLPDDGLSGTGLRIASGIILSIPVIGSWVSSSIFGGEFPGTIIISRFFIAHVLLIPGLLVALISVHLGLVFKQKHTQWPGPGRTNDNVVGERMFPRYAIKQAGFFLVVFGVIALMGGLFQINPIWYFGPYEAWVVSSASQPDWYVMFLDGSTRLMPGWEISIPIGDGYVIPPLFWPTVVLPGILVGLSTMYPFLEARRLKDYRHHNLLQRPRDVPARTAVGAMALSFWVVLTLSGGNDVIADKFHISLNAMTWAGRVGLLVLPPLAYYITYRICLGLQQHDREVLAHGVETGIIKRLPDGRFVEVHQPLSAAEGHEGLDYVGWVVPKKMNRLGALGPAVRGFFYPIEKPAEAPVSPGHPPVEPRPEREEISSGESRH
- the qcrA gene encoding cytochrome bc1 complex Rieske iron-sulfur subunit — its product is MSTHIEHQAPQGREPLDVNDPRLSRFDIVQEGARRDDIEIVHYEPQVVAGSKAERRMTRTVATFFLLTGLAATAFLVVYIWWPWQWEPGRGGDKWYTPLLGVTLGIALLAVGFGILTWGKKLLPKEVSIQDRHDQPSSSEDRRITGETMLYMADELGVRRRPLLGASLMAGLAPVGLVAAAPLVGGLIQNPHKNNQMFTTGFKPVDGKKIRLIREDGRPIRPADVSVGGQLTVFPGVDGGVSNKYADSPTLLIHLRDGDAEKSRVANARVGHGDYMWGNFAAFSKICTHAGCPASLFEQQTNRLLCPCHQSQFLITDNAKPVFGPANRPLPQLPIEVDGEGFFVAKSDYTETIGPDFWERP
- the qcrC gene encoding cytochrome bc1 complex diheme cytochrome c subunit, with protein sequence MTSDNDRRRGLLARLRGRPVARSRGRRRLGAAVRLAAALMLAGGAYTVFAPGVQAQDTPPLSAAANEGKALFDVSCVSCHGRNAQGIDGRGPSLIGVGSAAVEFQVSTGRMPMARQEAQAMRKPPSFTDEQVRQLGQYIQELGGGPQVPAGNNLRQNADLATGGELFRINCSQCHAFGGGGGALSSGKYAPSLKPASDRQIYAAMLSGPQNMPVFGDNQISPQEKADIIAYIQETLKADQDQGGFNLGRYGPSTEGVAAFLVGIVALVFASLWIAGKS
- the ctaE gene encoding aa3-type cytochrome oxidase subunit III → MTAAPAIDKSRIHSLTRPNMVSVGTIVWLSSELMFFAALFAMYFSIRAAAPEQWEKHTEILNIPYATTFTVILVLSSVTCQLGVFAAEKGDVHALRRWFTITFVMGLIFVLGQANEYRNLVHEGVKINADGYGSMFYLTTGFHGLHVTGGLIAFVIFMIRTTMGRFTPAQATSAIVVSYYWHFVDVVWIGLYAMIYWLQ
- a CDS encoding cytochrome c oxidase assembly protein, producing MLHADPIFAATSGAPPSLAPAILAAGNEAVPPPFTVARILTETRLNSWLALGLLLAAGLYLYGVYRLRLRGDRWPAVRTVCFLVPGLGGIAAVTLSGLGAYDTTLLSVHMVQHMALSMVSPIFLALGAPVTLALRTLPVRPRKRLLAIVHSRIARIYSFPLVAFAIFVVNPFALYFTDLYHYTLQHEWAHELVHAHFIATGCVFFWPLLGLDPLPGRWPYPARALLMVLSVPFHTVLGLTIMQSTTLLGGDWYPSLGLSWSDPWNDQVVAGGVLWAGGEFVSVTMLAVLVVQWIKQSEREARRLDRELDRQEARERAAEAAG
- a CDS encoding response regulator, whose protein sequence is MSERLYTVLLYSDDPKVRDQMRLAVGTRPAPGIEIEFVEASDYAECVRLVDDYEIDLLLLDGEATPGGGIGIARQIKDDRDDAPPTCVVLARAADRWLAAYAEVDATLAHPLDPVTTGTTVAELLRRTHAVA
- the trpD gene encoding anthranilate phosphoribosyltransferase is translated as MGERTWPLLLNALLRGEELSTADTAWAMDEIMTGSASPVQVAGFAVALRAKGETPAELTGLVEAMLGCSVEVELPEEVRATALDVVGTGGDLAHTVNISTMTALVVAGAGVRVVKHGNRAASSSCGTADLLEHLGVPLDLTPEQVARCVAEAGIGFCFAARFHPGMRHAGPVRREVGVPTFFNFLGPLTNPARPRAGAVGCFDLRMAPVMAAVFAARGDSVVVMRGEDGLDEFTTAAPTRVWVAQQGTVREALLDATELGVPRSTLADLRGGDAAYNAGVARRLLAGETGPVRDAVLVNAATALATQGPLDGDLHEALRAGLTRAAESIDSGAAAGVLDRWLEVGRSL